In Selenomonas sp. TAMA-11512, a genomic segment contains:
- a CDS encoding NUDIX hydrolase, protein MYEDLIETKISSESIYDGKLLHVRCDTVRLPNGNTATREWIIHPGAAAVLPVTEAEEVLLVRQYRYPIDAVTLEIPAGKLDAPDEPPLECAKRELSEETGYTADHYIKLTTVATTVGFTNEKIHIYLAKGLNVGEQHTDDDEFIHVVKMPLQEAVKLVYDGTIVDGKSITAILMAANMEK, encoded by the coding sequence ATGTACGAGGATTTGATTGAGACAAAAATCAGCAGTGAATCCATTTATGACGGAAAACTGCTTCATGTGCGTTGCGATACGGTACGCTTGCCAAACGGCAATACAGCTACACGAGAGTGGATCATACATCCGGGAGCTGCGGCTGTACTGCCTGTCACAGAGGCCGAGGAGGTTCTTTTAGTTCGCCAGTATCGATATCCGATCGATGCTGTAACACTGGAGATCCCTGCCGGGAAATTGGACGCTCCGGATGAACCACCCTTGGAATGTGCTAAAAGAGAATTATCCGAAGAAACAGGGTATACGGCTGATCACTATATAAAGCTGACAACCGTTGCAACAACTGTGGGATTTACAAATGAAAAAATACACATATATCTTGCAAAGGGACTAAATGTCGGTGAGCAGCATACGGATGACGATGAATTTATTCACGTTGTAAAGATGCCGCTTCAAGAAGCTGTCAAATTGGTTTATGACGGTACGATTGTAGATGGTAAATCCATCACAGCAATTCTGATGGCTGCAAATATGGAGAAATAA
- a CDS encoding site-2 protease family protein yields the protein MFDFDLATLIAFIPGILIAMVIHEYSHARMAVAMGDFTPRMMGRLTLNPIAHVDWIGLLMLFFVHFGWAKPVMYNPRNFHDVRKGELLTALAGPASNIIVAFLAYAFFVLYQQTGLYLSDGLFLVLRSIILININFAVFNMLPLPPLDGSKVLMTFLPGNLAYQLMQLERYSFIILILLLYLGPIRTILVGMSSFILTVFQAFFSVFFI from the coding sequence ATGTTTGATTTTGACTTAGCCACTTTAATTGCCTTTATTCCGGGTATTTTGATTGCCATGGTGATCCATGAGTATTCCCATGCTCGCATGGCGGTTGCAATGGGGGATTTTACTCCTCGAATGATGGGGCGTCTGACACTCAATCCGATTGCGCACGTCGATTGGATTGGTCTTTTGATGCTCTTTTTTGTCCACTTTGGCTGGGCCAAGCCTGTTATGTATAATCCACGCAATTTTCATGATGTACGCAAGGGGGAGCTTTTAACGGCATTGGCCGGTCCCGCCTCCAACATTATTGTTGCATTTTTAGCATATGCGTTTTTTGTTTTATATCAGCAAACAGGTTTGTATCTGTCTGACGGACTTTTTCTGGTTTTACGCTCTATTATTTTAATCAACATCAATTTTGCCGTCTTTAATATGCTGCCATTGCCACCATTGGATGGATCAAAAGTCTTAATGACCTTCCTTCCGGGTAATCTTGCTTATCAGCTCATGCAATTAGAGAGGTATAGCTTTATCATTTTGATTTTATTGCTCTACCTTGGACCGATTCGTACGATTTTAGTTGGTATGAGCTCCTTTATACTTACTGTTTTTCAAGCTTTTTTCTCTGTCTTTTTTATCTAG
- a CDS encoding segregation/condensation protein A — protein sequence MNTYTVHLQAFEGPMDLLMHLIEKNKIDIYDIPIAVLTEQYLEYIKSMEEFDIEIASEFLLMAATLLQIKARMMLPKPPKQEEESEEDPRHELIERILEYRRFQAVSETLDNMASMQEKHIARTPNLPPIRHFPPQGLSVSLLIEAFELAMIVQQELTIPEALVEPEVFSIQDKITDILTTLHRKQGRIFFRDTYPTGTKKEIITSFLALLELIKQKTIVICQTALFSNISIEIRLREEV from the coding sequence ATGAATACGTATACGGTTCACTTGCAGGCATTTGAAGGACCTATGGACCTTTTAATGCACCTGATTGAGAAGAATAAAATTGACATTTATGATATCCCCATTGCAGTGCTGACAGAACAATATCTGGAGTACATTAAGTCAATGGAAGAATTTGATATCGAAATTGCTAGTGAGTTTCTTCTCATGGCTGCAACTCTTTTGCAGATTAAAGCGCGGATGATGCTGCCCAAGCCGCCTAAACAAGAGGAAGAGAGTGAAGAAGACCCTCGCCATGAGCTCATTGAGCGCATCCTGGAATATAGACGCTTTCAAGCGGTCAGTGAAACTTTGGACAATATGGCTTCGATGCAGGAAAAACACATTGCCCGAACGCCGAATTTACCTCCGATTCGCCATTTTCCTCCGCAAGGTTTATCCGTATCGCTCCTGATTGAAGCATTTGAACTTGCCATGATTGTTCAACAGGAATTGACTATTCCGGAAGCTTTAGTCGAGCCTGAAGTGTTTTCCATTCAAGATAAGATTACGGATATCCTAACAACTCTGCATAGAAAACAGGGCAGGATTTTCTTTCGAGATACCTATCCGACAGGAACGAAAAAGGAGATAATTACTTCTTTTTTGGCACTTTTAGAGCTGATCAAGCAAAAGACAATTGTAATATGCCAAACAGCGTTATTTTCGAATATATCCATAGAAATTCGTCTTCGAGAGGAAGTGTAA
- the scpB gene encoding SMC-Scp complex subunit ScpB, producing the protein MAMFNEDLRAPLEALLFANGNPIPEARLMEILSVDQEGLYELINWYHEELSKRGGALSLLRVAGGYQLVTSPNMYPYIEKLTSIKEEKLSAPMMETLSIIAFKQPITKQEVEQIRGVRIERVLSRLMELDLIEEAGRKEVVGRPILYKTTNRFLLSFGLHDLTELPALPSREDVADAEELQLELLDQELLQEKLSGQQEETRQDEI; encoded by the coding sequence ATGGCCATGTTTAATGAAGATTTACGCGCGCCTCTCGAAGCTCTTTTATTTGCTAACGGCAATCCGATTCCCGAAGCACGACTCATGGAAATATTATCTGTAGATCAAGAAGGACTATACGAGCTCATCAACTGGTATCACGAAGAATTATCGAAACGAGGCGGAGCACTTTCTCTTTTACGCGTGGCCGGTGGATATCAGCTGGTAACTTCGCCGAATATGTATCCCTATATTGAAAAGCTGACCTCAATCAAGGAAGAAAAGCTATCTGCACCGATGATGGAGACATTGTCAATCATTGCCTTCAAGCAGCCTATTACTAAGCAGGAGGTAGAGCAGATACGCGGCGTTCGGATTGAGCGTGTATTATCCAGGCTTATGGAATTGGATCTTATTGAAGAGGCCGGCCGCAAGGAGGTCGTCGGCCGACCGATCTTATACAAGACGACGAATCGTTTTTTGCTGAGTTTTGGGCTGCATGATCTGACGGAGCTTCCTGCCTTGCCCTCAAGAGAGGATGTTGCCGATGCGGAGGAGCTGCAACTGGAGCTTCTGGATCAAGAATTGCTTCAAGAAAAACTCAGTGGACAGCAGGAAGAAACACGACAAGATGAAATATAA